From the Polaribacter tangerinus genome, the window CTTCTTTAACAAACAGCAAAAAAGAATTTCATTAACCAATTGTAACCTAAAAATATTGTCTATGGGAATGAGTGGAGATTATTCTTTGGCAATAGAAAACGGCTGTAATATGGTACGAATAGGAAGTGCTATATTTGGCAATAGAAATTATAACAACTAAAAATTATCATTTGTACGCAATTTTAGATATTGAAACCACAGGAGGTAAATTTAATGAAGAAGGCATCACAGAAATTGCAATCTATAAATTTGATGGTCATGAAATAATAGATCAGTTTATAAGTCTGATAAACCCAGAAAGAGAAATTCAAAAATTTGTTGTACAACTTACAGGCATCAACAATAAGATGCTAAGAAATGCTCCCAAGTTTTATGAAGTTGCCAAACGAATTATAGAAATTACAAAAGATTGTACTTTAGTAGCTCACAATACAAGTTTCGATTACAGAATTTTAAGTGTAGAGTTTGAAAGATTAGGATATCAGTTCAATAGAAATACACTATGTACGGTAGAATTAAGCCAGCAATTAATTTTAAATCAACCCTCCTATAGTTTAGGAAAACTAACAAAAGCACTTGGTATTCCTATGACAGATAGGCATAGAGCTTCGGGCGACGCGCTAGCTACAGTTCAGTTATTTAAAATTTTGTTAGAAAAAGACACTAATAAAGAAATTTTTAAAAATAATTTAAAGTATTACGATAGAAGAGTTGAAAAAGCCAAATTTCAAAAAATAATTGATAAAATTCCTAAAGAACAAGGCTTATTTTATGTACATGATGCTTTAGGGAAAATTATTTTCTTGGGTAGAGGAAAAAATATGAAACAAGAAGTAAACAAACTATTTTTAAAAAACACCAAAAGGGCGCTTAAAATTCAGGACAGAACTGCTGATGTAACTTTTAAAAAAACAGGAAACGAGCTGTTTACAAGACTAAAGTATAACTTAGAACTAGAAGCATTATCACCAAAATTCAATATTAAAAAAGAGAAAAAAATTACCCTTCAACCATTTAATAATGAAGATTTTCTAATCATCGAAAAAGGACGAGAAATTGAAGAAAAAGCTATTGTTTTGATAGAAAAAAATGAAGTTATTTCTATGGGATATACCAATTTAGCATATCAAGAGAATAAGTTAGAGGTCTTAAAATCTGTACTTACCAATATTACTAACAGTGCATTAGCAAAAACAATTGTAAAAAACTACTTAACAAAAAGTAAACATCACAAAATAGTTCGATTGTAGCTAAAGTATAAAATCGTTCAAAAAAAAACTTACAAAACAATAAATTGCCTTGTAAGTTTTACATGTTGTAACAATTAGAAGTATTAACGATCTCTACGTTTTCTTCCAAATCCACTAGTGCTTCTCTCTGCCCTATCTGGTCTGTCTGATCTTCTTTTACTACTAGCTCCAGATCTTCTTGCAGAACCTTCGGTATTTCTTCTTCTACCAAAACCTCCATCTTTTTTACCAAAAGGTTTTTTACCACCTCTTCTACCACCTCCAGAACGTTCTTTCTTGGTAATTTCTACATTTACAGTTCGTCCATCAAAATCTGGTTGATTTGCTGCAAATGCTTCTAAAGTTTTGTCTTCGAAGTTTTTATCTATTTCAAAAAAGGAAAAAGTATCTAAAATATCTATGGCGCCAATTTCTATTTTATCTCCAATGTTTTGATCATTTATTAAACCAATTAACTTACCTGGATTTAGACTATCTTTCCTTCCTATATTAATGAAAAAGCGAGTCATATTCTCGTTTTCTGTTCTAGCTCTTGAGTTATCTCTAGATGATAAATCGTTTAAATCTTTGGCATTTTCGTAATAAGATAACATGGTATTAAACTCTAAAGAAACAAATTTTTGTATTAATGTTTCTCTATCTAATCCCTCTAATTTTTCATAAATATTTGGCAAAAACTCATTAATCTGAGTTTCGTTTACCTCTATATTTTGTACTTTATCAATTAAATGCATCAGTTGATTCTGGCAAATGTCTTTACCAGAAGGAACCTGAGCAGCTACAAATTTCTTTTTAATAATTTTTTCTATCGGTCTTAACTTCCCTTTTTCCTTTCCATTAACCAATACAATAGAAATCCCTTTGTTACCAGCTCTTCCTGTTCTACCGCTTCGGTGGGTATAATTTTCTATTTGGTCTGGTAGCTTGTGGTTAATAACATGTGTTAATTCATTTACATCTAAACCTCTAGCAGCTACATCTGTTGCTACCAAAATTTGAATTGTTTTTTTTCTGAATTTCCCCATTACAGAGTCTCGCTGCCCTTGAGATAAATCTCCATGTAAAGAATCGGCACTGTAACCATCTTTTATTAAATTGTCTGCTACTTCTTGTGTTTCCCTTCGAGTTCTACAAAAAATAATTGCATAGATATCTGGATTTAAATCTGCAATTCTTTTTAATGCAGGATATCTTGTTCTTTCTGTTACTGCATAATATTCATGACTTACATTGTCAGACCCCTGATTTTTTTGACCTGATGTTACCTCTACAGGATTTGTCATGTAGTTTCTGGCAATAGCCTCTACCTCTCTTGGAAAAGTTGCAGAGAATAATAACGTTTGCTTAGTATCTGGTGTAGCTTCTAAAACTTTATCTAGCTCTTCTTTAAATCCCATATTAAGCATTTCGTCTGCCTCATCTAAAACAAGCCATTTAACATTGCCTAATTTTAAAGCTCTACGGTTTATTAAATCTACTGTTCTACCAGGAGTTCCAACAACTATTTGTGAGCCTCTTTTTAAAGATCTAATTTGCTCTTCCATACTAGAACCTCCGTATACAGTAGTAACCTTTACACTTGGTAAATACTTACAAAAATCTTTTATATTGTTTCCTATTTGTACTGCAAGTTCTCTTGTTGGAGATAAAATAATTGCTTGTACATTGCTATTACTTTCGTCTAAAAGCTCTAATATTGGTAAACTAAAAGCAGCTGTTTTTCCGGTACCTGTTTGTGCAAATGCTTTTAAATCTTCTTTAGAGGAAATAATTTGAGGAATTGCTTTTTCTTGAATAACAGTTGGCTTTTCGTAACCTAAATCTGTTAATGCTTTGTTTATAGGCTCTTTTAAGCCTAATTCTAAAAATGTTGACATACTGTGATTTTTTGTAGATTCACAGAACGCCCACCTGCAAATCAAATTATAAATATCGACTTGATTTTCTATTGAATAATTTCAATATTAAAATCGCGCAAAGGTACGGGAAATTAAACGAAAAGCAATTTTTATGGTAATTTTCTTATTTATTTTGCAATTCTTCTAACTGAAAGTAGATTTTTTTTGATGATATTGAGGCAAAACCGTTCGTAACAATTCCTTTTTTATTTATAAGAATAGTTCGTGGCATTTTACAACTTAAAAAATTATTGGCAGCATTATCTTTTGTAATGTAAAATTGATTTTTAATGTCTATATTTTCAATTCTATTAGAGGTCGAATTACCACCATCTATTTCTATAACAGCAAAGTTCAAAGAAGGATATCTTTTTTGTAAATAAGAAATTCTTGAGCCTACAGCTATCTTTGAGGCATATTCTTTATTCCAAAAGAACAATACAGAATTTTTATTTTTAGTAAAATCTTCTATTTTAAAAGGCTGATTCGTAAAGTCATGAATAGCAAAACCAGCAATTCTATCTCCTCTACTTATTTTTTCACTGTCTCTTAACAAGTTTTTTATAAGCTCTTTATCTTTTGTGTTTGTAGAAAACTCAAAAAAGGTTTCAAAAGCATCTCTGTTTATATTACAGCTAGACTTGTTATAAAAATGATCTAATAACGTACTCTTTAAAAAAGCATTTTTAGACGAATTTACACGAATTTTAGAGTTTATAGTTTGCAATAAATCTACCGTAAAATTAGTTTCTGCTAAGCTATCATTTTTATATACGTTCTTATTGTAAGCACTATTATATAAATAATTTCTTATGTAAGTAGCATAGGGTGTATAATACATTAAAGTATCATTGTTTACATCTATTTTATCTCTAAAACTATAAAATGATTCATGTAATGTTGGTAATGTTTCTAAATTCGAATAATCTTTATACGTTTTGTAATACCTTTCTACCCTAGAATATACAGGATATGTTAATGCAACATTTAATATTTTAAAGTAATTTGATGTTTCTAAGGGATGTAAAGCAACATACTCTTCATAAGTTTTTAACTTTTGCTTTAGAATAGAGTCAATTTTTTGCTTGTAAAGTTCAGGCGATAATTTGCTTAAAACGTAATAAAAATTTTTGTCTTTTTCATCCTCTAAAAAAATATCAATTAAAATATTATTCCTTTCTGCACCTCTTCCGGAAAAAACAATTGACTCATCGAAATTCCAGGTATTTAAACGAACCATTAAACTATCATTAGGTTCGATGTAAACGTATTGGTTTTCGTTGCCATGCTGAAAATAATACAAACCCTCATTGATGTCTTTATAAACACCCATAAACTTGTTTCTGTCATCTAAAAAAAGTGTATCAACCAATTTATCCATGGTGTACAAGACAACAAACTTCGTTTTAGGATTAATTATTTTACCACCAAAATATGCCAAATTATTAGCATCGTTGTTTTTACAACTTGCTAAAAAAAAGGCAAACAGTAATGCAGTAGTATAAATAATTCTAGTTTTCATTTTCTTGGAATGGTAATGCACAAATGTATATATATCATTGAGGTTGCATTGTTAATTCACTGTTAAAATAGCCTTAAAGAAATTGCCAATTTTTTAAATAAAAGGTCCTTAAAAAAGGGAGACTTTTAAACAGTGTTAAGAAAAATGGAATTTGTACTTTTGCACAAAATTTAAAAAATACAATTTATGTTATCAGTTTCTAATTTATCTGTACAGTTTGGCAAACGAGTTCTTTTTGATGAGGTAAACACTAAGTTTCTTCAAGGAAATTGCTATGGTGTTATTGGTGCAAATGGAGCAGGAAAATCTACTTTCTTAAAAATAATTTCTGGTGTTCAAGAACCAACCTCGGGGCAAGTTCATTTAGAAAAAGGGAAACGAATGTCTGTATTAACTCAAGACCATTATGCTTTTGATGAATATCCCGTTTTAGAAACCGTAGTAATGGGTAACAAAAATCTTTTTGATGTAAAAAAACAAATAGACGCCTTATATGCCGATTACACAGATGAAAATGCTGAAAAAATTGGCGAACTTCAAATTACCTTCGAAGAAATGGATGGTTGGAATGCAGATGCAAACGCTGCAGCGATGTTATCTAATTTAGGTATAAAAGAAGATTTACATTATACTTTAATGAAAGATTTAGATGGTAAACAAAAAGTTCGTGTACTTATAGCACAAGCTTTATTTGGAAATCCTGATGTTTTAATAATGGATGAGCCAACCAATGATCTTGATTTTGAAACCATTGCTTGGTTAGAAAATTTCTTAGCAAATTTCGAAAATACCGTAATTGTAGTTTCTCACGACAGGCACTTTTTAGACGCTGTATGTACTCATATTTCAGACATAGACTTTGGTAAAATAAACCACTATTCTGGTAATTATACCTTTTGGTATGAGTCTAGCCAGTTAGCTGCAAAACAAAGAGCACAACAAAACAAAAAAGCAGAAGACAAAAAGAAAGAATTAGAAGACTTTATTAGAAGATTCTCTGCAAATGTTGCAAAATCTAAACAAGCTACTTCTCGTAAAAAAATGATAGAAAAACTTAATGTTGAAGATATAAAACCTTCTAGCAGACGTTATCCAGCTATTATTTTTGATAGAGATAGAGAAGCTGGCGACCAAATATTAAATGTAGAAGGATTGTCTAAAAGTTTCGAGGGTGAGTATTTATTTAACAATATAGATATCAATTTAAACAAAGGTGATAAGGTAGCAATTATTTCTAAAAACTCAAGAGCAATTACTGCTTTTTACGAGGCTATTACTGGCAATTCAGAAGCAGATTCTGGCAAAGTATCTTGGGGTGTAACCACCACACAATCATACCTACCACTCGATAATTCTAGCTTTTTTCAGGATGGTAGTTTAAACCTTGTAGATTGGTTAAGACAATATGCGCAAACAGAAGAAGAAAGAGAAGAAGTGTATTTAAGAGGTTTTTTAGGTAAAATGATTTTTTCTGGTGAAGAGGCGCTAAAGAAAAGCAATGTTTTGTCTGGGGGAGAAAAAGTAAGATGTATGCTTTCTAGAATGATGATGAAAAGAGGAAACGTTTTAATCTTAGACGAGCCAACAAACCACTTAGATTTAGAGTCTATTCAATCTTTAAACAATTCATTAATTAATTTTAAAGGAACTGTTCTATTTTCTACACACGACCATGAGTTTGCACAAACTGTGGCCAATAGAATTATAGAGGTAACTCCTAAAGGTGTAATAGATAGATATACTACTTTCGATGAGTATTTATCAGACCCAAAAATTAAAGAATTAAGAGACAAAATGTATGCTTAATTAATAATTTAAAAAACAACCTTTAACTAAAAAGAGAACATAATTGTGTTCTCTTTTTTTTTTTGAATTATGTTGCAATAGGCAAATTATTACTACTTCCCCAAGCTGTCCAAGAGCCATCATAAATAGCATAATTTTTAATACCTGCAACCGCTGCAGCAAGTGCTAATATTGAGGCAGTTATTCCTGAACCGCAAGTAAAAATAATAACCTCCTTATTTTTATAATTCTCAAAAATTTTTACTAACTCATTTTTAGGTTTTAACCTTCCACTATTTAACACTGTTGTATAGGGTATATTTACCGAATTAGGAATATGACCTCTTTTTAAATCTGCTCTTGGCTCTGGAACTTTTGCATAAAAACGTTCAGATGATCTTGCGTCTGCTATTAAAAAACTACTTTTAGAAATAGCATTTAAAACTTGTTGAGTACTTTTTAGTTTAGAGGCCTTGTAATTAACTTTAAAATCTCCCATGAAATATACAGCCTTTTGAGGTTTTTGAACAGGAAAATTTTTGGTCTTCCACGCTGGTAAACCTCCATCTAAAACTGCCACATTATCAAAACCCATAAGCTGAAACATCCACCAAACTCTTGGTGCAGAATAAATACCTAAATCGTCATAACAAACTACATAACTGTCTTTACAAATTCCCAATTGTTGAGCACGAATTTCAAACTTTTCAGGAGACAAAACTGTGTTAGGTAATGTTGAATCTTCGTCGGAAAACACTCCTTTAATATCAAAAAAACGAGCATTTTTAATTTGATATTTTCGAGTATGATTCGCATTTACTTCTGTTACTTTTTTTATAGTACAATCTAGCACAACAATGTTTTTTTGCATTAGATTGTTTTTCAAAAAATCTACAGAAATAAGAGACGATTTCATAAAAAAAACAACTGTTTAAAAAGTTCTATTTAACTTTTTCGTAATTATCATCCCAGTTTTTAGCCTTTGGATTATCTCTAAGTTTTCCTAAAGATTTTGCAACTAACATAGATACTGTAGCATCTCCGGTTACATTTACAGTTGTTCTTAACATATCTAGAGGCCTATCGACAGCAAAAATTAACGCCAAACCAATAGGGAGTAATTCCGAAGGGAAATCTATCGATTCTAAAACAATTACCAACATTACCATCCCTGCACTTGGTACAGCTGCAGAACCAATAGAGGCTAACAGGGCAGTTAATACAATAACAATTTGGTTCGAAAACGTTAAGCCTTCTGGCCAAATTACTTGCATTATAAAAACTGCTGCAATTGCTTGGTATAAACTTGTACCATCCATATTTATAGTAGCTCCCACAGGCAATACAAATCCAGAAACTTCTTTATCTACGCCCAAATGCTCTTCTACTCTCTCCATTGTAACTGGTAAAGTGGCTGCGCTTGAACTTGTAGAAAATGCCAAAAGTTGAGCAGGACTAATTTGTTTTAAAAACCATAAAGGAGATTTTTTAGTGTATAAACTAACTAACAATAAATAAAAACCAATCATTAAAAATAATCCTCCAATAACACAAATTGCATAAACTAATAGTTTTAACAATATTTCGGTATCATCAAAAGCAATAATAACGTTTGCTAATAAAGAAAATACTGCATAGGGTGCAAATAGCATAATTAAGTCTACCATTTTCATTACCATTTCATTTAATGAATCGAAAAAATCCATTAGAGGTTTTGCCTTTTTTTCAGGTATTAATAATAGAGAAATTCCGACAAACATGGCAAAAAAGATAATCTGTAACATACTTGCATCAGCAAAAGACTGAAAAATATTACTCGGAAAAATATCAATTACAGCTTGTAAAGGGCCTGCATCGTTTTGTGCAGAAGCTTTTGCTAATTTATCTGTAACTCCGGAAGAGGTTTCATATTTTAATTTTATTTTTTCGATGGTATCGCTAGACATCCCTGCACCTGGTTTTATAATATTTACGATTCCCAACCCTATAATAATTGCAACCAATGTAGTACCTACATAAATAGAAATGGTTCTAAGTCCCATTTTTTTAATTTTAGAGATATCTTTTAAATCAGAAATACCCTTAATTAAAGATGCCAATATTAAAGGAACAGCAATTAATTTTAAAAGATTTATAAAAATTGTTCCGAATGGCTTAATCCAGTCTGTAACAAACCCTTTTCCTCCATCAACAGTATTCATTATAAAGCCAAAAATGACACCGAATGCCATTCCTATTAAAATTTTCCAGTGTAATGCTAGTTTCTTCATTGTATGTAGTATCGTTATTTTGAGCTTGAAAGATAAAAAAATTATTAAAACACCACGTGACTTTATAGAGATAATGTGTCATATTTATAGAAATTAGGTTTATTAATTATTAAAAACATAAAAATGAGTGGTATTTTAGATTTATTAAATAGCGATTTAGGAAAACAAATAATTTCTGGTGTGGCAGGTTCTACAGGAAACGATACTGGCAAAACAGGGAGTGCTTTAACAATGGCATTGCCAGTTTTAATGAAAGCGATGGAACGAAATGCTGCGTCTCCTGAGGGTGCAGAAGGATTGATGAATGCACTATCGAACAAACATGATGGTAGTATTTTAGATAATCTTGGTGGTTTATTTGGTGGTGGCGTAGATGAATCTGTAAAACAGGATGGAGCAGGTATTTTAAAGCATGTTTTAGGAGCTAAACAGCAAGGTGTAGAACAAGTTATTGGACAAAAATCTGGTTTAGATGCGAATTCTGTTGCAAATATTTTAAAGGTTGCTGCACCTATTTTAATGGGCATGTTAGGAAAACAGAAAAAAGAACAAAATATTACAGATACAAACGGAATTGGAAATCTTTTAGGTGGAATGTTGGGCGGTAGTTCTACTGCAAACGAACAGAGCTTTTTAGAAAAAGTATTGGATGCCGATGGTGACGGAAGTGTTATTGATGATGTTGCAGGAATGTTTTTGAGTGGAAACCCTAAAAAATCTGGTGGAATCGGCGGACTCTTAGGTGGATTATTCGGTAAATAATTTTATAAATTATACATAATTAAAGCTCAAATTTTATAAGGTTTGAGCTTTTTTTTGTTCAATATTAGCTTGTTTTTGAGCAAGACTTATATATTGCCTCATAGCTTGGCAGAATATTTTCTAAAGAGAATTTTTTAGTATGCGCTTTTGCTTTTTCTTTAAACATCGCTAAAGTTGAGTTATCCTTTAAAATAGAAATCGTATTTTTTGCCATATCTTCAATGTCTCCTAAATTGCTTAAAAAGCCTGTTTCACCATGAATATTTACCTCAGGTAAACCACCGGTATTTGTAGATATTACTGGTGTACTTGCAGCCATAGCCTCTAAAGCTGCCAAACCAAAGCTTTCGGTTTGAGAAGGTAACAAAAACACATCTGAATAACACAAAATTTTTGCTACTTCAGAGCTGTTTCCTAAAAACAATACATCTGCTGCAACTTTTAATTGATGTGCTAAATTTTCTGCCTTAATTCTCTCAGGTCCTTCTCCAATCATTAAAAGTTTAGACGGAATTTCCTTCCTTACTTCTGCAAAAATACGCACTACATCTTCTACTCTTTTTACTGGTCTAAAATTACTTATGTGTGTAAGAATTCTTTCTTTAGGCCTTGCAATAGCTATTCGATTACATTTTTGCTGATGTGCTTTGTCGTACTTTTCTGTGTCTATAAAGTTATAAATTACCTGAATATCATTATTAATTTTAAATAGTTTATTTGTAGTACTTTTTAAGTTGTTAGAAACAGCAGTAACTACATCAGAATTATTAATACTAAATTCTACTGCTGTTTTATAGGTAGGATGGCTCCCAACCAAAGTAATGTCTGTACCATGTAAAGTAGTTACTACTTTTATATTTAAACCTTTTTCTTGTAACATTTGCTTTGCCATGTATGCTGCATAAGCATGCGGTATAGCATAATGTACATGTAAAACCTCTAGCTGATACTTCTCTACCACATCTACCATTTTACTAGATAATGCGAGTTCATATGGTTGATATTGAAACAAAGGATATTCTTCTATTACGACTTGATGAAAGTGTAAATGATGCGATAAAAAGTCTAAACGAACTGGCTGATTGTATGTAATAAAATGAACTTCATGACCATTATCTGCCAAGGCAATTCCTAATTCTGTGGCAACAACGCCACTACCACCAAATGTTGGATAACACACAATACCAATTTTCATATTCTAAAAAAATTTAGGTAATAATTTTACTTTTTATCATTCAAATTCTAAGGTAAAGATAGAATTAATCTTATAGTTAGTTCGGGTTTAAAATAAAAAAGCTTTTCAATTTTCTGAAAAGCTTTTTACATAACTGTATTATAAGATAATATCTTGCACAATTTTTACTTAATAATCCCCTAAAGTTTCTGGGTTTTGAAGCAAGGCACTTTCTAACTGCTCATCATTTGGTGCTTTACCGTGCCATGCATGTGTATGCATCATAAAATCTACTCCATTACCCATTTCTGTATGTAATAAAATACAGACAGGTTTTCCTTTTCCTGTTAGTGACTTAGCCTCTTTTAAAGAAGACAAAATGGTATCGATATCGTTCCCTTTTTCTACATCTAAAACTAACCAATCAAAAGCTTCAAACTTCGCTTTTAAACTTCCCATTGGTAAAACATCGTCTGTCGCTCCATCGATTTGTTTTTCGTTTAAATCGATTGTACAAATAATATTGTCTACTTTTTTTGCTGATGCATACATAATTGCTTCCCAATTTTGTCCTTCTTGCAATTCTCCATCTCCATGCAAAGTGTAAATAATTTTATCATCTCCGTTTAACTTTTTAGCTTCTGCAGCACCTATAGCAACAGACATACCTTGCCCTAAAGAGCCAGAGGCAATTCTTACTCCTGGTAAACCTTCGTGAGTTGTTGGATGCCCTTGTAAACGAGAATCTATCAAACGAAATGTTGCTAATTCAGATACAGGGAAAAAACCTGAATGTGCCAAAACACTATAAAAAACAGGTGAAATATGTCCGTTAGACAAGAAAAATAAATCTTCATTTTTACCGTCCATTGTAAAATCTGTAGAATAGTCCATTACTTCTTGATATAAGCAGGTTAAAAACTCTGCACAACCAAGCGAACCTCCTGGATGACCAGAGTTTACTTTGTGTACCATTCTTAAAATATCTCTACGAACTTGTTGCGTAAAATCTTGTAATTGTTGTGTTGTTGGCATTTTGTTGTATTTATTTGGTTACAAAAATACAAAAGTGAATCAATTAGAATTAAAAATAAGATAAATTTATAGTAGAATTATTAACAGTCTTATTATCAAAAAAAACTAGTTGCTCATTTTATGTTTTTTGCTTTTTCTTTTTAGCAGCTGGAAACAAGACATTGTTTAATATTAAACGATATCCAGGAGAGGTTGGGTGCAAATCTAAGGCTGTTTTTGGATCACCCACTCTATGTGTATAGTCTTCTGGATCGTGACCTCCATAGAAAGTAAACATACCTTTTCCTTTAGTGCCATGTATATAACGTGCTTCTCTATTTACTTTATTTTCTCCTAATACTAATACATTCGACTTTATTGTATTTCTATCAAATGACGTAGTTTGTCCCATAAAACCTTTTACCAAAACAGTATGATTTTGAGTGAGCATGGTGGGCACAGGATCCCATTTTGCAGAAAACTCACCCAGCGAAAAGTAATCTGAAGTCTTAGGAATTTTTCTTTTTGAAGTCATATCAATTGAAGAAAACTCGTACGTTAAAGGGTTTCTGATTACGTTGTAATTTTTAAAAGCAAACGTTTTTTTGTAATCTATAAGAGATTGATAGTTTGGAGTTGTTCCATCTCCATCGAACATTGTTTCGGCAATATCTATGCCCTCTGCAGACAATGCGATATCAAAACTATCGGTAGCAGAACACATTGCAAACATAAAACCGCCACCTATTACATACTCTTTTATTTTTTTTGCAACAGCAAGTTTTTGTAAAGAAACTTTTTCAAACCCTAGCTCAGAGGCTAATTTTTCTGCATTTCTTTTATTTTCTATGTACCAAGGTTCTGCTCTAAAAGCGCCATAAAAACGACCATACTGTCCGGTAAAATCTTCATGATGTAAATGCAACCATTCATAGGTTACTAATTTATCATCTAAAACCTCTCTATCATAAATTACATCAAACGGAATTTCGGCATACGTTAAAACTAGCGTAACAGCATCGTCCCAAGGCATTTTATCTTTAGGAGAGTACACCGCTATTTTAGGGGCTTTTTCTAAATTAACTGCATCTTTATTAGAAGATGGAGAAGCTATTTCTTCTAAAATAATTTGTGCTTTCGCATCAGAAATTATCTCAAAAGAAACACCTCTTACTTTACATTCGTTACTAACAATTTTGTTGTTTTCTATTAGAAAAGCTCCACCATCATGATTCAATAACCATTTCGATTTTAAGCCTGCCTCCAAAGAAAAGTAAACAACTCCGTATGCTTTTAAATGATTTTTCTGATTTTCATTACTCATAGGAATGTAAATGAAAGACGCAAAAGTATTTTTAAAAGCGAAAATAAAAAGTAAGTATAAAATATGTTTTCCCATTGTGCCGACAACTGTACACATTTTTACATAAAAATTGTGTAGGTGTGTTTTTTTTG encodes:
- a CDS encoding 3'-5' exonuclease, which codes for MYAILDIETTGGKFNEEGITEIAIYKFDGHEIIDQFISLINPEREIQKFVVQLTGINNKMLRNAPKFYEVAKRIIEITKDCTLVAHNTSFDYRILSVEFERLGYQFNRNTLCTVELSQQLILNQPSYSLGKLTKALGIPMTDRHRASGDALATVQLFKILLEKDTNKEIFKNNLKYYDRRVEKAKFQKIIDKIPKEQGLFYVHDALGKIIFLGRGKNMKQEVNKLFLKNTKRALKIQDRTADVTFKKTGNELFTRLKYNLELEALSPKFNIKKEKKITLQPFNNEDFLIIEKGREIEEKAIVLIEKNEVISMGYTNLAYQENKLEVLKSVLTNITNSALAKTIVKNYLTKSKHHKIVRL
- a CDS encoding DEAD/DEAH box helicase, translated to MSTFLELGLKEPINKALTDLGYEKPTVIQEKAIPQIISSKEDLKAFAQTGTGKTAAFSLPILELLDESNSNVQAIILSPTRELAVQIGNNIKDFCKYLPSVKVTTVYGGSSMEEQIRSLKRGSQIVVGTPGRTVDLINRRALKLGNVKWLVLDEADEMLNMGFKEELDKVLEATPDTKQTLLFSATFPREVEAIARNYMTNPVEVTSGQKNQGSDNVSHEYYAVTERTRYPALKRIADLNPDIYAIIFCRTRRETQEVADNLIKDGYSADSLHGDLSQGQRDSVMGKFRKKTIQILVATDVAARGLDVNELTHVINHKLPDQIENYTHRSGRTGRAGNKGISIVLVNGKEKGKLRPIEKIIKKKFVAAQVPSGKDICQNQLMHLIDKVQNIEVNETQINEFLPNIYEKLEGLDRETLIQKFVSLEFNTMLSYYENAKDLNDLSSRDNSRARTENENMTRFFINIGRKDSLNPGKLIGLINDQNIGDKIEIGAIDILDTFSFFEIDKNFEDKTLEAFAANQPDFDGRTVNVEITKKERSGGGRRGGKKPFGKKDGGFGRRRNTEGSARRSGASSKRRSDRPDRAERSTSGFGRKRRDR
- a CDS encoding ABC-F family ATP-binding cassette domain-containing protein, which produces MLSVSNLSVQFGKRVLFDEVNTKFLQGNCYGVIGANGAGKSTFLKIISGVQEPTSGQVHLEKGKRMSVLTQDHYAFDEYPVLETVVMGNKNLFDVKKQIDALYADYTDENAEKIGELQITFEEMDGWNADANAAAMLSNLGIKEDLHYTLMKDLDGKQKVRVLIAQALFGNPDVLIMDEPTNDLDFETIAWLENFLANFENTVIVVSHDRHFLDAVCTHISDIDFGKINHYSGNYTFWYESSQLAAKQRAQQNKKAEDKKKELEDFIRRFSANVAKSKQATSRKKMIEKLNVEDIKPSSRRYPAIIFDRDREAGDQILNVEGLSKSFEGEYLFNNIDINLNKGDKVAIISKNSRAITAFYEAITGNSEADSGKVSWGVTTTQSYLPLDNSSFFQDGSLNLVDWLRQYAQTEEEREEVYLRGFLGKMIFSGEEALKKSNVLSGGEKVRCMLSRMMMKRGNVLILDEPTNHLDLESIQSLNNSLINFKGTVLFSTHDHEFAQTVANRIIEVTPKGVIDRYTTFDEYLSDPKIKELRDKMYA
- a CDS encoding sulfurtransferase, with the protein product MKSSLISVDFLKNNLMQKNIVVLDCTIKKVTEVNANHTRKYQIKNARFFDIKGVFSDEDSTLPNTVLSPEKFEIRAQQLGICKDSYVVCYDDLGIYSAPRVWWMFQLMGFDNVAVLDGGLPAWKTKNFPVQKPQKAVYFMGDFKVNYKASKLKSTQQVLNAISKSSFLIADARSSERFYAKVPEPRADLKRGHIPNSVNIPYTTVLNSGRLKPKNELVKIFENYKNKEVIIFTCGSGITASILALAAAVAGIKNYAIYDGSWTAWGSSNNLPIAT
- a CDS encoding dicarboxylate/amino acid:cation symporter gives rise to the protein MKKLALHWKILIGMAFGVIFGFIMNTVDGGKGFVTDWIKPFGTIFINLLKLIAVPLILASLIKGISDLKDISKIKKMGLRTISIYVGTTLVAIIIGLGIVNIIKPGAGMSSDTIEKIKLKYETSSGVTDKLAKASAQNDAGPLQAVIDIFPSNIFQSFADASMLQIIFFAMFVGISLLLIPEKKAKPLMDFFDSLNEMVMKMVDLIMLFAPYAVFSLLANVIIAFDDTEILLKLLVYAICVIGGLFLMIGFYLLLVSLYTKKSPLWFLKQISPAQLLAFSTSSSAATLPVTMERVEEHLGVDKEVSGFVLPVGATINMDGTSLYQAIAAVFIMQVIWPEGLTFSNQIVIVLTALLASIGSAAVPSAGMVMLVIVLESIDFPSELLPIGLALIFAVDRPLDMLRTTVNVTGDATVSMLVAKSLGKLRDNPKAKNWDDNYEKVK
- a CDS encoding DUF937 domain-containing protein, with amino-acid sequence MSGILDLLNSDLGKQIISGVAGSTGNDTGKTGSALTMALPVLMKAMERNAASPEGAEGLMNALSNKHDGSILDNLGGLFGGGVDESVKQDGAGILKHVLGAKQQGVEQVIGQKSGLDANSVANILKVAAPILMGMLGKQKKEQNITDTNGIGNLLGGMLGGSSTANEQSFLEKVLDADGDGSVIDDVAGMFLSGNPKKSGGIGGLLGGLFGK